The following coding sequences are from one Humulus lupulus chromosome X, drHumLupu1.1, whole genome shotgun sequence window:
- the LOC133806433 gene encoding uncharacterized protein LOC133806433 produces MEKGHVRESMSPCVIPVILVPKKDGTWRMCVDCRAINNITVKYRHPIPRLEDMLDELHGSCVFSKIDLKSGYHQIRMKEGDEWKTSFKTKHGLRFVKDFSTIAAPLTKVIKKNVAFKWGEAQEEAFQLIKHKLTHAPLLVVPNFSNTLKSNVMLLVYALISTLDAKLLGFEHIKELYHVDHDFGEIYGPCEKFAEGKSYRHEVFLFREHRLCVPNCSLRDLLVRESHSGGLMGHFGDTKTPAMLQEHFYCPHMK; encoded by the exons atggagaaagggcatgtgagagaaagcatgagtcCTTGTGTTattccagtgattctagttcccaagaaggatgggACATGGAGAATGTGTGTTGACTGCcgagccatcaacaacataacggtaaaatatcgacaccCCATTCCTCGATTAGAAGATATGTTggatgaattgcatggttcttgtgtgttttctaagattgatcttaagAGTGGGTATCATCAAATACGAATGAAAGAAGGAGATGAATGGAAGACATcgtttaaaactaaacatggatt GAGGTTTGTGAAggattttagcaccatcgccgcaccacttaccAAAGTTATCAAGAAGAACGTTGCATTCAAATGGGGTGAAGcacaagaggaggcatttcaaCTTATTAAACACAAGCTTACTCACGCTCCTTTACTTGTTgtgcctaacttttctaacacgtTGAAGtcgaatgtgatgcttctggt GTATGCCttaatctctactcttgatgctaaattacttGGTTTTGAGCACATTAAGGAACTTTATCATGTTGACCACGACTTTGGGGAGATTTATGGTCCTTGTGAAAAATTTGCTGAGGGAAAGTCTTATAGGCATGAGgttttcttgtttagggagcatcggttgtgtgtacctaattgttcgTTGAGAGATTTGTTAGTTCGGGAGTCCCACAgtggagggttgatgggacattttggagaCACTAAGACTCCAGCTATGTTACAGGAGCACTTCTATTGTCCACACATGAAATGA